The DNA window GGCCTACAAATGAAAAGTATGCATTAGAAGCAACATTCTTGATAAAATGAGTGcatatattttgaaaattcGACGCAACATATATACTCTTTCCGCTAGACTATGGCTGTCAGTAGCTTGACTCCTTGCTCCAACACGTATATACCCTTTAGGTGGTTCAGATTTACTCTTCTCCTCGGCTAGCTTTACACTGGTACCCGAATTTTGGTTCCTTGAGCCCCCATTTTCATCTTTAGATCCTGATGCTAACATTTGGCTGCTTTTCAACTTATTCTGTTGATGAAAAAATAATGATCAGTTAATATATAGCCAGCGGCCCTCAACTAAAATAAGTCAAATTCATCCACGAGGCTAGCTGAGTTAATTGACTGTGTGAAACATGGGGCTAAAGTTCTAAATTCGAATAAGTCTTATATGTTTGAGCCTGTCTGCTGGTGTATGTGATTTGCAGGCCACTGCACATATTCGGGGTTCACCCACTACATATCCGGAGAGTAGTGACTGAATACATCTCgctattaaaaaataattactcAAATTCGTGTGAAAATGATTAAAACTTGATACCATAAGATAGTTTCTATTTTCTCTACGATTTGAAATACCTgtgtatatgtttttttttttatatgaatacaatttaaaattataatttcataCTCACATATTATGAAAATTCTCCCTCTTCTCATTCAACCAAATGCATCCGACTGGAAGTCTACAAGAAAAATTTCTGGCAGTAAATTATAACATAGTCGACCAGAGATCAACATTTCAGCTTCACCAAATGCCTAATTTTCTTTAATATCATTGTCCTTTTCAGCAAGAAAATTCAGTCATTAGGAAAGTGTATGCTCAACCATGCCTGATATGGATGATCTTGCACGTTTCTTTTGacatataaagattcaataTGTCATCAATGTCCTACAAGTGAGGTTTATAAGCACACATCCAATACAAAATCATATACAAAATTATTATCATTCCATCTACTAATTTTAATCCATATTTTTCTTACGACTATCGAAACGACTCTTATGCATAAAGAATTTACGATCCTAGACTCTATCATAGTCCATAATATAGCAAGATTAATATCAAGACAAGTATCACAGGTAACGAAATCACGATCCGGGCAGCGTGTCCTTTGTTAAAGGAACTGATGACCACATATTGAGAGTGATCCACTCCTCCCTTTAAAGGTTCAGGCTTTCTCGAGTATTTGGCACATGTTCTAAACCTTCAAGTTTGGTATGTATGGTGTTTTGTATGGAAAATTTCATCCAAATAAAATAACTCTTATTTACTAGCCAAAGGTATCACAAACATGATTTTCTGACAGAATTATTTGAAGGATGAAACATTTACTGAATGATGTAATTTTTTGATTGATCAtccatgtgtgtgtgtgtgtgtgagttcaAGATTTaagtaaaattataaattaattcacTTTATAGTTGATCCTAATGAACCCATgtcaattaataaaaatttcttaatcTTCAACGCTCAAAAAAATATCAGATAAAATATCACAGAAGTAACCAGATTGATGAGGCCATGTTCGATACTTAATTAGTTTCAGTGTTTTGAGAACAcgattttttcttttctttataaCGAGAGgtttattaatttaatataaaatactacaagaacaaaatattttttggaattcaagaatttaaattaaaattaacgaTTATATATTACAAATATTGTAATAAACCAGGCTATATTACTTTAAATAAAAGACTGAACGAGATATTATCATACAAATTTATTTTGAGAAAGCATCAGCTGAGAACAAATATAAAATGGGAAAAATATATCTGATACTAATTAACGCTCAACTCTCATAATAACCACCATATATGAATTGCTGTGCCATTCACAAAGACCACAACACTAATCTCAAGATCTAAAACAAGCTTCCCCCTCCTCGTCTCTCAAGCACGCATATCTCCGTACGTTGTTAGCCACTTAAGGTATATACAGCTCAGGGTCGATCCAATACATAACATTCAATATTAGGTTATAACATCACTGACCGTTCGAGACTAAACTTAACCAATGGGATCTAAAGCTCCAGAATTGAAGATCAATATTTCAACCAGGTTTCGCCAGACTACATTAGCAATTCGCTGTCGGCTGTCCAGATAATGAACTTCTGGTTTCATCCAAATTTGATTTGTTACCATTCTGAACTGTTCCTAACACGATTTTGCATATCGTCGTCACCAAGTTCAACATCAATACAATCAATAACAAACCATCATCGGAGATTTGAGGCATTACAAAGCATGGAATCATCTTATCCCAAGTACACTACCATATAAATATCAATCGACTATAAAGATGTCATACAAATAAAATCTTCCATTCATAGAAATAATTATCGTGTATGGTAAAACAGATACAGAAACATTATACAAGTGTTGAGAAAGGAAGCTATCTTGAGGTGCCAAATACAACTTATCTAACAAATGTCTTTTCTTCATCATGTTAAATGGCATCAAACAAGAAGAACGTCTCTCAATCTTTTCTAATCCAGATTTACAATTTACAAACTAATACGATAAAGACAACAATATCTTTGCGAAGTTATGTCTATGTTAAgaagaaaacaataaatttCACCTCATTCGATATAGACTTCAATATCAATCTGCTTTCTTTACAGTTGTCTTGAATAAAAGGATATACATCTTGTGATCCATAGAAAAATACATAAATCCACCCACTGAATGAGTCACAAATGACCCGAAACTTGTCCCTACTATACAGTGCCAAGCTGGACCATATGCCGCATCAAAGTCCTGGAGATAACTATCTAATaagatatttttatataaaaaaatcccAATAATTTATCTCTTCAAAATTGGTAATGCTGATGTAATTACCTTTTTAAGGGTAAAAGCTAGAGTCTTGGAGGTGAACTTTTCTAAGCTATCATGAGAATTTCTTGCGCAATTCACAGCATGGATTTGCATAAACGGAGGCATATCCACTGCCACGACTTTCACACCAGTGCAAGAGAAGAAATCGGCCAACTCAATCTGAGAGCTGCAGAATGAATTTCTTCTCCCTCCATCACTGATTCTTGGAATTGAAGACACAGAAAATCTCCTCCCTTCAAACCCTTCTTGCAACTTGTTAACTTGGTCACTCTCTAGACTTCTAGACACCAATTGGGAAGCCTTTTTCACATCAAGCTCTTTCAAAGACGACTTCTTGGGGTGTCTCTTCGATGGCTTCACCAATATATCATTCTCATTCACCACATCTTTTGACAATGCAAAATCATAACTCTCACGATGTGATTTTGACTTGGTCAAAGCGGTGCAAGATGTATTCGAAACCGTGGAAACAGTGAGGATTTTATCTTGATAAAGTGTGTCAGGTTGAGGAAGTGAGCCTACATTGGAGGGTTTTGTGTGATTGGGAGCAAGTTTCCTGTGGCTTGAATAGAGTCTGGAGAAGCGGAGGGATATGTTCTGGAGGGTATATGGGGTGGTGGCGGCCGGTTCTGGAGTTGGGTAGTTGGTCGTGGGGTGGTGCTTGGGCTGGAGCTGTTGTAGTGGAGAAGCGGTGGCGGTGAAGGGGGTGGGTTTGGGATGGATTTTGTGCGTGGGATCCATGGGTGTTGGGGGGGCTAGAGTTGCTACGATGCGGCTTGTTGAGGTGTGTTGTGCCATTTCTAGGTGGAGATTCATAAATGTCTTTGTGTTTGAAGTTAAAATACAcgcttaaatattattaaaaatcttCTCTTTTGATTAAAACTCCTTATCAGTCGACCAAGAAACCTTAACCAAATCCCATCTTTTTTCTTCCCTTCCGTCGATTCTGAACGATTTTTATTCCCGGAAATTTCCTTTCCTCGAGTCAACGCACTCTCAATCGAAGAAATGGATAACCAAAATCTGATAATTTTCAAGTTTATTTCATTTATTGCTTATGGGTAAATCGTGTTGAAGAAGAAAAACTCAACCTAATGGACACAACCTTGGGTCGACCAAGCGTGGGCAGACCTAGTGGACACAAGCTAGCGTGGGTCGACCCAACCACccaatttttatgaaaaacattattttcattttttgaatTACTAAAAATATGGACCTTTATATTTTGGTGTCCATTTATTTTAGACACATGTCGgatttcttaattttttttgtctCCGTATTCAATATTCATATATTAGTAAAATTATATTCATCTTATATATTTTCATAGTATTATATTATAgagaatataatataattttcttttccgttcaaaaaaaaaatataattttctttttaaaaaattgtataaaatcTTTTAATGTAAAAACTGTGCAAGTTGAAAATTATACTCTTCGCTTATGTAATCGGGTTAGGCCACGACATCGAGAAGGAAGTATGCCCCTTTTCTTGATGAAAAAGAAAATTGTAGAATTATTACTCattctttaatttattttttgagagaaaaaaagaaaagaattatTATTATAGACAAGGGGAATTAATCTGCTATTCTAGAAGTTGAATACCCGACCTTGAATATTGATGAGTGTTTTATTCAAGATCAATATTCTTCAGGAAATTGATGATTGtgcatattatattaatatttgtCAGAAATACCGATAGATCGATCTTAGTTTTTAAACTTATAGTTCTATTATTATTCAAGAATATAGACATTCTTTAGATCATAAATTACAGATCTGACTacatttttaattttcaaatcaatatttttgaaaaatattgttAGATCAATCATGAATCTTGCTATATATCAACGTAGaattcttcagaaacatcaacAAAATGTTAAAAGATCGTGTTATGCCAAGAGCATCAATTGATAcggcataaaaaaaatatttaacaacGAGCAGTTTTCTTCAGCaaaacaacttaaaaaaaaacatttgtgATAACAtgttataaatttaataaaaaaagaaaggaaaagaGATAAATGTGAGTTAAGATAGTAAACTCCGAACTATTTTATTCATAATTAAGAATCTTTATTTATATGATACAATTATATAATACAAAtttataaattgaaatattaagatatcaatattaatagaaaatatatttatataatcacCTACATTCAaaattatatcataataataacacaaATAATGCAgttgtattatatttttttaaaaaagtattatttgatatttatttaatttgtcttTTGTGAGAAAATAGTGGTGAATTTAGCGCGACTGGGAAATATGGTtacttctttttttcttttaaaagttTGCACCTTATCTTGGttgaaatatttatatttttcggGAAAATACATTTCGATTGTGTTTAAATAGAAATATTTAAAGTTATAAAATCTAAATTTATTTGATTGTTCAGATGAATTTATATTAGattaattttaattacatttaattttttatttatgtaaataAAATGATGATTACAATGTATTTGatattcattattttttaactcactattcaaatatcttgaaaggaatttgattaaatatatttgaagagattatttttaaaaaaaaaaaattaatcaaaaaaTTTTTTATCGATCAAATCTTCGAACATACTTGAGTATCATTTTCTTACAATGTAAGTAACTTGATTTCGACGGTAGGAAACGCTTTCATGTGGTACAGTCAGCAATAATGTCAGTACCTTGATTTTCGTGTCATAAATAACAATGGTTTTATGTTGCCAAATTATACGAATATCACGTacccaaaaaatttaaatttgattttcatGTCCCCCTTACAATAAATGGTGATGGTAaatcatttatatttttatatatatatatataattggaataatattttaaataccaAAATATCTAAAGTGGACATGGATTACAATTTCCATCAATAACTAAAGGCATATCACACCGTCCGAGACCCTAGAATTGCAATGCGGGGCGAAGCATTTGCAGAAGGTAATTTCATTTATTTTGACAGTAAAATTAGTCATTTCTTTAATAAATATCCTTTTTTTTAGGGTGGAAGGAGTCATGTACCGTGCCGAAAAATATATAGAGTGTGTCTCATATGATaccatctcacggatcttaatatgtgaaaCGAATCAATactatcaatattcacaataaaaaataatactcttagcataaaaagaaatattttttcatggatgacccaaataagagactcgtctcacaaatataacctgtgaaaccgtctcacccaagtttttgccaaacatATATAATATCTCATACTGAAAACGatgatattaaaaataattatatcgaTGAGTTTGGAGCCTCACGggcaaaacaaaaaacaaaataagTTCAAGTATATGTTTTTGGGTATTGTTCGGGTTCGTGGATTTTAATCAAATCAGAAAAGAGGTACGTGGATGTTATCATCTCTTCGAACATGCTCTgatgataataatgataatatacAATGTTTCCTTACAATTAACAAATAaggaatataatttaaaatctttaactcTCAGATACCGTCCATGATACAACTCGTCACCCATTCTCATCCCGAAAATTTAATCTCCGTGAGATTGAGAATAGAGATTTTATCAAACAGATAGAACCAAAGATGAAGATGGAGACGAGGACTTAGGGTGTCCGCAACTCTGGGTTTTGAAAACCCCACTCCATTGTGTTGGCATTTCAAAAAGCCAACCCAATGAACCCAGCATTAATTCGATGTTCGGTTAAAACCATTTTTTTTCCTTGCAAGCAGGTCCCACGCCAACTTTAAATttttaacttttatttttttgttttgttttcaaaaaaaaaaaacatgtgttTTCTTTTTTTTGTCTACTTCTGTTTTcaacatcatttttttttaaaaaaaaactttcaatttattatttttttgaaaaaaagtactttcaattattatttttttttaaaaaaattcacctGCAGTTTTTTTAAtacttatatttttaaaattaattaattttcaaCAGTATAttcatcaaattattttttcgTAAACTACATATTaagataaaattataatttaaaataataattatatattaattactatatttaaaaaaataatgaatttattAAGCAAaactaatatatattattaatagaTTAATTAAATgtgcaaaaaaaatatttttataatattatatatatgaaaatgataaataaaggtagtaaaaacaatataaaatcATGTATCAATTGGTGAGATCCGACAAAAAATTGTTTTGTTTCAAAACTCTTAACAATAATTATCAGAAAGATTTTAattgagaagaaaaaaaaaaccttttcaTAAATTAGAAAATCGATAATAAACCCCGAAAAAATTAGTTGAGAAAATAATACGTCATGCCCTAACTCAAGgaatcaaaagaccaaacttACACAGGATAAAACGAAAGACCGAAACAAAATTTTTATCTTCTAAAAATCCCGTTGGTATTTCGAATGCAAAATCCATCGTTAATATCTTGTCATAACTTGATACAGTATTGAAAAATCAAACATGGTTTTACAAAAATTACTCCAAAAGAAGTCCTGCAAATGCGACCAATATAGAGAACCAAAAGACGAATATACGTGGTAGTCGGATTCCTCCTCCGCTTAGGTCGTTGTTGATTCCTGATGGCCCTAAACCGTTGTTTGGCCCTCCTAATACTCCTGTAGGAGTCATCACGAGCGGCGAGCCGCCATTTGTCGTGGTGGTGGTTGGCGTGCCGCTTACTGTGGTTATCGGGGTGGTGGAGGTTGGGGTGGAACTAGaaatcaacaataataataataaaaaaaaagagttaCAAATAATCGGTTTAGCTAAATATAAGTACAGTCTCACATGGAAAAGTATATAATGTAACCATATATGTTAGATGCAGACGATTGCTATTAATTAAGAATTCAAAACATTCCTAATCTCttctaattttaaaatactctatCAGATTTTGAAAGTTTCTAATTTCATTTAAATGTCACATTTAATTAAGGAGGACatgacatattatatatatatatatatatatatatatatatatatggtggaTCTTTTTTTTGACCTGGGGTACATTGAAATACCATAAAGCAataaaagaagaaaataaagtaGCAAAAGGAATACAAATGGATTGACACCTTTATAGAGAAGTGTAAAAATTTCTTGTATTATATACCTTTATCAAAAGTTATCTTGACCCGTCTATTTTAAACATGAAGAAATAAAACTTTTGAAATAAatcgtaatattttttcatgagttaGATCATTTTCAAAATCTGTCGCATAAATTGATTTATGAAACATTCTCATAACAAGAGTTATAATATCTTATattatgttatgattttttttttaaatatatatatatatatatatatatatatatatatatatatatatatataaaaataaataaatgcacTAAAATAAATACCTAGCAGTAGCAGGATAAGCACATCCAGCTCCACTACCTGTAACTCCACCAaacatttgaaatttaaattattatatatttgaatttgaatgaaagaaaattattttgctGGAGCTTcccaaaaaaaaagaaaaacaaagatGGCATGAGAGCATTTGAAGAATACTAACTAGGGTCCGAAGTGACGACGGTGGCGGTGCCGGTGAAATTACAGGCGGCGGGTGCCTGCCGGTTTTTTTGGAAATAACTGTTGACAGCATAGCTGCAGTGAGCTTTGACGGTGTTTGGGTTGAAGCAGGGTCCATTTTGATGGGTCGGGTTGCAATCTGCCCCGGCTCCGCATGCGTAGTCCAGTGTCTTTTGCAACTCCGCGTTACTGATCCCATCCTTGCAAACGCACCAGCTGCCACCTACAAGAAAACAGTTGGTAGCTGTTATAGATTCTCCACGCGCTGTTACTTTTTGTTTTGTGTGTGTACTTGGAGGGAGGTGGTTCTAAAATTTCTAGAAACGGGAGAAAAATATCCAAGAAACTTGAAGTTCAGATTTCGAGGTTTAGCTTAACTAAACAATTCGATCTGAAAAGAAATGCAATGAACCTGTACTGTGAAGAACAGGTACGAGCCCAAAAAGTCATGCCTTGATATTCAAGATTTGGAGGAAGCTTGTTGCCAGTATTTAGCTCAAATCTTGAAAAACAGATCTTGTTTCTTTTAGGAAATAAAAACTTTTCTTTTCTGGTAGAAAGAACTCATTGAAATAAAACAatacaatcatattttaaagttttttttgtgtttttacGGTGAACAAACACTAGATTTCGAGGGAAAACGGGGGTGGTGAAAGAGCTTACTTGAATGCTCAGCCATGGCGATGAGGAGCACAGTAAACACAAAACCTGCAGCCATGAGAAAAGGAACAAGAAATGGTGGTGGGATTGTTTGAAGAAAGCAGCAATTAGTGCACTCCCCAAATTATTGTATGTCGAGCACTAGTGCTACTACTGTAGGTCAGCAGATATCAGGGTTTTTTGTTCTTAAAAGCAGCTTAGCAATTTGAACTCTTTCCGTTGCCatatataattgattaaattaaatatatttgaaataaaattaaaaaaccttGCTGGAATTCTGATTATTTACATATTTAACCCTTCTCCGAGTCCCcgacaatttttttatttttaattttattcctAGCGTAAAATTTTCACGCAAAAAACATTCTTCCCCCTAATAATTTATCCAACTTTTCAATATATATTGAACCAATTAATTGACTCAAcggtttttttaatattatgatTTGGCTCAAGCAGCTCGCACAAGTTGTGGACCTAGCGGACCAACCCCTAGAGGGCCGGTTGGCGTGTGggttgagaatttttttttaaaaaaaaaaaacaagtatgtaactatttgataattattttgACTAACATATAGAAATATGAAatcaatgattcaaaattttattaatttttttt is part of the Primulina eburnea isolate SZY01 chromosome 1, ASM2296580v1, whole genome shotgun sequence genome and encodes:
- the LOC140837024 gene encoding uncharacterized protein, which encodes MNLHLEMAQHTSTSRIVATLAPPTPMDPTHKIHPKPTPFTATASPLQQLQPKHHPTTNYPTPEPAATTPYTLQNISLRFSRLYSSHRKLAPNHTKPSNVGSLPQPDTLYQDKILTVSTVSNTSCTALTKSKSHRESYDFALSKDVVNENDILVKPSKRHPKKSSLKELDVKKASQLVSRSLESDQVNKLQEGFEGRRFSVSSIPRISDGGRRNSFCSSQIELADFFSCTGVKVVAVDMPPFMQIHAVNCARNSHDSLEKFTSKTLAFTLKKDFDAAYGPAWHCIVGTSFGSFVTHSVGGFMYFSMDHKMYILLFKTTVKKAD
- the LOC140813533 gene encoding PLASMODESMATA CALLOSE-BINDING PROTEIN 2-like, with protein sequence MAAGFVFTVLLIAMAEHSSGSWCVCKDGISNAELQKTLDYACGAGADCNPTHQNGPCFNPNTVKAHCSYAVNSYFQKNRQAPAACNFTGTATVVTSDPSSGAGCAYPATASSTPTSTTPITTVSGTPTTTTTNGGSPLVMTPTGVLGGPNNGLGPSGINNDLSGGGIRLPRIFVFWFSILVAFAGLLLE